The DNA segment GCGCAGCGTGGTCAGGTCGGGAATCGGGTCCATCCGCGCCGCGCGGCCGCGCAGGTCGCCTTCGGTCTGGGCGCCGCGCAACAAGAGCTCGGCCATGATCGCTAGCTCGACCTTGTCGACCCCCAGCCATTCGTACATGTAATGCCGGTACTTGCCCACCCGGCCGCTCCCCTGCACGGCGGCCACGGCGCCCAGCAGGCGCAGCCGATCGAGCGACTCTTCCACCTCGTGCGGCTCGTACTGCGTGAGCGGGTGGCGGTTATTTTTTTGATTGCAGCCGGTCACCAAGCCGTTGAGCGACAAAGGATAGGTGTCAGGCGTCGTCTTGGCCTTTTCCACCAGAACGCCCAGCACGCGCCGGTCGATGGCCCGGATTGGTTGCCAGCGCGGCTGGTGAGCTTCATCTCCGGCGGCCGCTTCGTCATGGGTCATGGGTGCGAATTCTCCGAAAGCTCCGCGACGGCAACTGGTGAACCACGGGGACGCTCCCTGCGCCCGGAACGGTTATGCCATGTGAGGCGCGGGGCGTCCAGAGATACCGGCGGCGGCCACTTTCCGCGCGCCGCGCCAGCGGTTAAGTTCGTGGCTGTGCGCCTCTTCACTGCGTCGTTCAACATGCCTCGTGCATCCCAACAAATCCAAGGAATCTGCCATGAAAAAGTCGCTGCTCATCGCCACCGTTTGCACGCTGCTCGTGGGCTTGTCGTACGCTTGGGGTGCGG comes from the Pirellulales bacterium genome and includes:
- a CDS encoding DUF480 domain-containing protein, with product MTHDEAAAGDEAHQPRWQPIRAIDRRVLGVLVEKAKTTPDTYPLSLNGLVTGCNQKNNRHPLTQYEPHEVEESLDRLRLLGAVAAVQGSGRVGKYRHYMYEWLGVDKVELAIMAELLLRGAQTEGDLRGRAARMDPIPDLTTLRTLLDSLKAKGLIQALTPEGRGQIISHALYLPEEVEKLKRQYGEHGGDGAPRPVQAAQAPVAAAAPRPAAVSSAPPVQNGEIAALRQEIADLRTAVAQLRSDLADVVGQSQQNADQIGELRQALGG